The following is a genomic window from Solirubrobacterales bacterium.
CGACTCCGCGCACCATTTCGCCGCTAAGGGCAATTCGAAGGCACCGGGGGTCTCGAACGTGTGCACCGACGCTGCGCTGACCCCGCCCGCGGAAAAGCCCTCGACGGCGCCGTTGACGAGCCGCTCGGCGAGGTCCGCGTAGAAGGTCCCAACGCAGACGGCGAACTCGCTTCTTCCCAGCCGCTTCCGCTCATCATCAGAAAAGCCCGCCGCTTCCTCCAAGGGAGCCGAAGGCGACCGTTGATCCGAGCTTGCTCGGATTTGTCCGGGGGCGGCGGGGTCGGTGCCGGGACTAGCCATCCTCTGGCTCGGACTCCTTGGCCCCCAGTGCCTCGCGCTCGACCTCCTGTCGGTGCTCCGCGTGAATCATCTCCTCGTCGAGCGGCAGGCCCTGGTGATGCAGGGTGTGGCCGAGGCGCTCCCGCTTCGTTCGCAGGTAATCCTCGTTGTGCCGGTTGGGCACAGCCTGGATCGGGACCTGATCGGCGACCGACAGCCCGTATCCCTCCAGGCCGTGGATCTTCCTTGGGTTGTTGGTCAGGATGCGGATGCTCGTCAGCCCCAGGTCGACCAGGATCTGTGCGCCGATCCCGTAATCGCGCAGGTCGGCCGGCAGCCCGAGCCTCAGGTTCGCGTCCACCGTGTCGAACCCGTCCTCCTGAAGCCTGTAGGCGCGAAGCTTGTTGAGCAGGCCGATGCCCCGTCCCTCCTGGGAGAGGTAGAGCAGGACGCCGGCGCCTTCGGTCTCGATCATCGCCAGCGCGGCCTCCAGCTGCTCGCCGCAGTCGCAGCGCAGCGAGTGGAACACGTCGCCGGTGAGGCACTCGGAGTGGACCCTCACCAGCACGTCCTCCTTGCCGCGGACGTCGCCCATGACCATGGCCAGATGGTGCTTGTCGTCAACGAGCGAGCGGTAACCGACCGCGGTGAAGTCCCCGAAGGCCGTGGGAAGCCGCGTGGAAACGACTCGCTCCACCAGCCTCTCCGTCCGCCGCCGGTAGGCGATCAGATCGGCGACCGTGATCATCTTCAGCCCGTGGCGCTTGCAGTACGGGACCAGGTCGGGCACCCGGGCCATCGTCCCGTCCTCGTTCATGATCTCGCAGATCACGCCGGATGGGATCAGGCCGGCCAGCCGGGTCAGGTCGACGGCCGCCTCGGTCTGGCCCGCCCGCTCCAGCACGCCTCCGTCCTTCGCCTTCAGCGGGAACACGTGTCCCGGCTGGACGAGCCCGTCCGGCTTGGTGGTGGGATCGATCGCGACCTGAATCGTGTGGGCGCGATCGTGGGCCGAGATGCCGGTCGTCACCCCCTCCGCCGCCTCGATCGAAACCGTGAAGTTGGTGTGGAAGGCCGACTCGTTCTTGGCCGCCATCAGGTCGAGCTCCAGCTCGTCGCAGCGCTCCGGCGTGAGCGCCAGGCAGACCAGCCCCCGCCCATACATAGCCATGAAGTTGATCGCCTCGGGGGTCGCGAACTGGGCGGCGAGGGTGAGGTCGCCCTCGTTCTCGCGATTCTCGTCGTCGCAGACGACCACCATCCGGCCGCTGCGGATCTCCTCGATCGCTTCTTCAATGGGCGCAAAAGCGCTCTCAGCCATCTAGCTCCTTTCCTCCTCAAAGCCTTGCACGAGCCGCTCCGCGTAGCGCGCGATCACGTCGACCTCCAGGTTGACCTGGCCGCCGTTGGCAAGCTCTCCGAGCGTGGTCCGCTCCAGGGTCTCCGGGATCAGAGACACCTCGAAGCCATCGTCGGCGAGGGCGGAAACCGTGAGGCTGACGCCGTCGACGGTGACCGAGCCACGCTCGACGATGAACCGCGCGAGCTCGCGCGGCGCGGCGAGCCGCAGGCGCCGGGCAAAGCCGTCCGCCCGCGCAGCCATGACCTCGCCCGTGCCGTCGACGTGCCCTTGGACGAGGTGGCCGCCCAGGGGGTCTCCCACGCGCAGCGGCAGCTCCAAGTTGACGGGGGCTCCGGGCTCGAGCTCGCCCAGGGTGGTCACCGACAGAGTCTGGTTTCCGACGTCGGCCTCGAAGGCGCCGTCGGTGACCGACGCCACGGTCAGGCACGCACCGCTGACCGACACCGAGTCACCCTCCCCCAGCTCGGCCGCAAGCTTCGCCCTGATGCGCAGGCGCGCACCTCGCTCGCTTCGCTCCAGCTCCTCGACCCTGCCGATCTCGCGAACGATGCCGGTGAACATCGCTCACCACTCCCGCAGGCGGGCGCGAACCAGCAGGTCCTCGCCCGAGCGCGCCCATTCCATTGCCAGGGCCGGCGTCGCATCGGCGATCCGGGCGACGCCCTCGCCTCCGGCGAGCGGCCTGGCGCCGGTGCCGCCAAGCACCAAGGGCGCGATGAATAGGCGCAGCTCGTCGATCTCGCCGGCGTCGAGGAAGGAGCCGGCCAGAGTCGGGCCCCCCTCGAGGAGTAGCGAGGTGATGCCGCGACGACCGAGCTCGGCGAGCGCCGCGGAGACCCGGGCCGGCGGCTCGCCGTCACAGAC
Proteins encoded in this region:
- a CDS encoding bifunctional 3,4-dihydroxy-2-butanone-4-phosphate synthase/GTP cyclohydrolase II, which encodes MAESAFAPIEEAIEEIRSGRMVVVCDDENRENEGDLTLAAQFATPEAINFMAMYGRGLVCLALTPERCDELELDLMAAKNESAFHTNFTVSIEAAEGVTTGISAHDRAHTIQVAIDPTTKPDGLVQPGHVFPLKAKDGGVLERAGQTEAAVDLTRLAGLIPSGVICEIMNEDGTMARVPDLVPYCKRHGLKMITVADLIAYRRRTERLVERVVSTRLPTAFGDFTAVGYRSLVDDKHHLAMVMGDVRGKEDVLVRVHSECLTGDVFHSLRCDCGEQLEAALAMIETEGAGVLLYLSQEGRGIGLLNKLRAYRLQEDGFDTVDANLRLGLPADLRDYGIGAQILVDLGLTSIRILTNNPRKIHGLEGYGLSVADQVPIQAVPNRHNEDYLRTKRERLGHTLHHQGLPLDEEMIHAEHRQEVEREALGAKESEPEDG
- a CDS encoding riboflavin synthase, with protein sequence MFTGIVREIGRVEELERSERGARLRIRAKLAAELGEGDSVSVSGACLTVASVTDGAFEADVGNQTLSVTTLGELEPGAPVNLELPLRVGDPLGGHLVQGHVDGTGEVMAARADGFARRLRLAAPRELARFIVERGSVTVDGVSLTVSALADDGFEVSLIPETLERTTLGELANGGQVNLEVDVIARYAERLVQGFEEERS